Proteins found in one Maridesulfovibrio sp. genomic segment:
- the ruvA gene encoding Holliday junction branch migration protein RuvA, which translates to MIAYIHGKLLEATDRSCIILTPGGVGYELFLTLSAISTLPVSGSEIAFYVHSVVREDAFDLYGFPCFDDREVFRTLISIDRLGPKKALAILSQFAPKELQDIVFREDVKTMSIVPGIGPKSARQILWSLKDKMETLKSASVRSGACPVEGDRSEFLDALSGLRNLGYGDDEVRELLKEIFDEEADLDAGGAIRMVLKKISQNK; encoded by the coding sequence ATGATTGCCTATATCCACGGTAAACTGCTGGAAGCCACCGATAGGTCCTGCATCATCCTTACTCCCGGCGGAGTTGGTTATGAATTGTTTCTAACCCTTTCCGCTATTTCCACTCTGCCCGTTTCCGGATCGGAGATAGCTTTTTACGTTCATTCCGTGGTGCGTGAGGACGCTTTCGATCTTTATGGCTTTCCCTGTTTTGATGACCGCGAAGTTTTCCGCACACTTATTTCCATTGACCGTTTAGGGCCCAAAAAAGCTCTGGCGATACTTTCCCAGTTCGCGCCTAAGGAATTGCAGGATATTGTTTTTCGTGAGGATGTGAAGACTATGTCCATCGTCCCGGGTATCGGACCGAAATCCGCACGCCAGATTTTGTGGTCGCTCAAAGATAAGATGGAGACCCTGAAATCCGCCAGTGTGCGTAGTGGTGCCTGTCCTGTGGAAGGTGACCGCAGTGAATTCCTCGACGCGCTTTCCGGTTTGCGCAACCTCGGGTACGGGGACGATGAGGTTCGTGAACTTCTCAAGGAAATTTTCGACGAAGAAGCTGATCTTGACGCAGGTGGAGCCATACGCATGGTTTTGAAAAAGATTTCTCAGAACAAGTAA
- a CDS encoding glycosyltransferase: protein MQRPERLRIKNESGQLQSLPDGAEYFQDLGGEGEILFLGLGPAPGLAPKIFPEKKSFYYIESPALTAQLPEAYTIPDNFKQITPDKRTDISGFRVIMYTPGRRLFPSFWEPLLAGLAMSRTGITNKKRDKTVWIPGDKHSLLVPELCRAFADEGFTYRVIEPDAMRRKLLNLLHSELPELVLSINFKGLDSSGEIFFMLREAGVKVAVWMVDNPFHVISGIKSAYWKDVPLLVTDHWFIPALKKHGATKVEHLPLATDTTIFNTGIRPYPDLDKRTVFVGRSSFPMKDNFFSGCTFTIEDEKAALQAIENATKPDFAWWEKRTGIDKFWPGREIRNAGFKTEQSGLIWRIISLQKAGKALTVFGDAGWSKYLPHADLRPPVDYFSTLPSIYAGAEINLNMTSPLLPYGLTQRNFDVWATGGFLLSDYTPGLSIFPEELLPHCTFTFPAEIEEKTDYIRSHPKLTKELSKNWLEIIKNEHTYKNRITKILNFFN, encoded by the coding sequence ATGCAACGCCCTGAACGACTCCGCATAAAAAACGAATCCGGCCAGTTACAATCTTTGCCTGACGGCGCAGAATATTTTCAGGACCTCGGCGGCGAAGGGGAAATTCTATTTCTAGGGCTCGGTCCAGCTCCCGGCCTTGCGCCGAAGATCTTCCCCGAAAAAAAATCATTTTACTACATAGAATCCCCGGCCCTAACCGCACAACTGCCAGAAGCATATACAATCCCGGACAATTTTAAGCAAATCACCCCTGATAAACGAACTGACATATCTGGATTCCGGGTAATCATGTATACTCCCGGCAGACGTTTATTCCCGTCTTTCTGGGAACCTCTTCTCGCCGGATTAGCCATGTCCCGGACCGGGATAACAAATAAAAAACGCGACAAAACCGTCTGGATTCCCGGCGACAAACACTCATTGCTGGTGCCGGAACTCTGCCGGGCATTCGCCGACGAAGGATTCACATACAGGGTTATCGAACCGGATGCAATGCGCAGAAAACTGCTCAATCTGCTGCATAGCGAATTACCGGAACTGGTACTAAGCATAAATTTCAAAGGACTGGACAGCTCCGGCGAAATATTCTTCATGCTCCGCGAAGCAGGGGTCAAGGTAGCAGTATGGATGGTGGACAATCCGTTTCACGTAATTTCCGGCATTAAATCAGCTTATTGGAAAGATGTGCCACTGCTCGTTACCGACCACTGGTTCATCCCCGCGCTGAAAAAGCACGGAGCCACAAAGGTAGAGCACCTCCCTCTTGCCACTGACACTACGATTTTTAATACCGGGATCAGACCTTATCCCGATCTTGATAAACGCACGGTTTTTGTAGGCCGGTCCAGCTTTCCAATGAAGGACAATTTTTTTTCCGGCTGTACCTTTACCATAGAGGATGAAAAAGCGGCCCTGCAAGCAATTGAAAATGCAACTAAACCTGATTTTGCATGGTGGGAAAAACGCACCGGGATTGATAAATTCTGGCCCGGCCGGGAAATCCGAAACGCAGGATTTAAGACGGAACAGTCCGGGTTGATTTGGAGAATAATTTCATTGCAGAAAGCCGGGAAAGCGCTTACAGTCTTTGGTGATGCTGGCTGGAGCAAGTATCTCCCACATGCAGATCTGCGCCCCCCGGTGGATTATTTCAGTACTCTGCCCTCAATATATGCCGGAGCCGAAATCAATCTGAACATGACTAGCCCGCTACTGCCCTATGGCCTTACACAACGCAACTTCGATGTCTGGGCGACCGGAGGATTCCTGCTAAGCGACTATACCCCGGGCCTATCCATTTTCCCTGAAGAACTCCTGCCTCACTGCACCTTCACCTTTCCTGCCGAAATTGAAGAAAAGACCGACTACATTAGGAGTCATCCTAAGCTCACGAAAGAACTTTCAAAAAATTGGCTCGAAATAATAAAAAATGAGCACACGTACAAAAACAGAATTACTAAGATACTAAATTTTTTTAATTAA
- the ruvB gene encoding Holliday junction branch migration DNA helicase RuvB, whose product MMENNGSDDHIRPQRLTDFIGQDDLRENLDVFIQAARGRGNAMDHALFYGNPGLGKTTLARIISSELGVNLISTSGPVLERSGDLAAILTNLSRNDILFIDEIHRVPATVEEVLYPAMEDFNIDLIIGQGPAARTVKIDLEPFTLVGATTRLGLLTSPLRDRFGCIFRLEFYSPEELARIVTRAARIFDLEVTDEGALIIGKRSRGTPRIANRLLRRVRDFATVHGDGVVTGELADMALNKLDVDPLGLDYMDRKILTILIDQFGGGPVGVKTIAVACSEEVRTIEEIYEPYLIQCGFMKRTPRGRVATARAYQHLQKVSAGGQGSLF is encoded by the coding sequence ATGATGGAAAACAATGGTTCAGACGATCACATCAGGCCGCAACGGCTGACCGATTTTATCGGGCAGGACGATCTGCGCGAAAACCTTGATGTCTTCATTCAGGCCGCTCGAGGCCGCGGCAATGCCATGGACCACGCCCTTTTCTACGGCAACCCCGGATTGGGTAAAACTACTCTTGCCCGTATTATATCTTCGGAACTTGGGGTTAATCTCATCTCCACCTCCGGTCCTGTTTTGGAGCGTAGCGGCGACCTTGCTGCCATCCTGACCAATCTATCCCGTAACGACATTCTTTTTATCGATGAAATCCACCGCGTTCCGGCTACCGTGGAAGAAGTTCTCTACCCGGCCATGGAAGATTTCAACATAGATCTCATCATCGGTCAGGGACCTGCCGCCCGGACCGTGAAAATTGATCTTGAGCCATTCACACTCGTTGGCGCTACCACCCGCTTGGGGCTGCTCACATCTCCGCTACGAGACCGTTTCGGCTGTATTTTTCGCTTAGAATTTTATTCCCCTGAAGAGCTGGCCCGTATCGTCACCAGAGCGGCCCGTATCTTTGACCTTGAAGTCACGGATGAAGGCGCATTGATAATCGGCAAGCGTTCACGCGGCACACCGAGGATAGCCAACCGTTTGCTGCGCCGGGTGCGTGATTTCGCTACTGTTCACGGGGACGGAGTTGTCACCGGGGAATTAGCAGATATGGCCTTGAACAAGCTGGATGTTGATCCACTGGGGCTGGATTACATGGACCGTAAGATTCTGACCATTTTAATTGATCAGTTCGGTGGCGGGCCTGTAGGGGTGAAAACCATAGCCGTGGCCTGTTCCGAGGAAGTACGCACAATCGAGGAAATTTACGAGCCTTATCTCATACAGTGCGGTTTCATGAAACGTACCCCCCGTGGGCGGGTAGCTACGGCCAGAGCTTATCAGCACTTACAGAAAGTCTCTGCCGGTGGGCAGGGGAGTCTGTTTTAA
- a CDS encoding glycine C-acetyltransferase, which yields MKNNLLQALSAQTEELKANGLYKDERIITSQQQALISVKGGQEVLNFCANNYLGLANNPELIETGKKALDKYGFGLSSVRFICGTQDVHKALEVKISEFLKTEDTILYSSCFDANGGLFETILSNEDAVISDSLNHASIIDGVRLCKAQRFRYNNNDMADLEKQLKAAEGCRYKLIVTDGVFSMDGIIADLKSICDLADKYEALVMVDDSHAVGFIGENGKGTPEYCGVLDRVDIITGTLGKALGGASGGYTSGRKEIIEWLRQRSRPYLFSNTLAPVIASTSIAVLDMIDAKPELRERLNENSRIFRTRMEEAGFDLVPGNHPIIPVMLGDAVLAQKMAAGLLKEGIYVIGFSFPVVPRGQARIRTQMSAAHTPEQVNKAVDAFIKVGRELKIIK from the coding sequence ATGAAAAATAATTTACTTCAGGCACTTTCAGCCCAGACAGAAGAGCTGAAAGCAAACGGCCTTTACAAAGATGAAAGAATCATCACATCCCAGCAGCAGGCCCTTATTTCGGTTAAGGGCGGTCAGGAAGTTCTCAATTTCTGCGCCAACAACTATCTGGGACTGGCAAATAATCCTGAACTGATCGAGACCGGCAAAAAGGCGCTCGACAAATATGGATTCGGACTTTCTTCCGTGCGCTTTATCTGCGGAACACAGGATGTGCACAAAGCGCTGGAAGTTAAAATCAGCGAATTTCTCAAAACCGAAGACACCATTCTTTACAGCTCCTGCTTTGATGCCAACGGCGGCCTCTTTGAAACTATCCTTTCTAATGAAGATGCTGTCATCAGCGACTCTCTGAACCACGCTTCCATCATCGACGGCGTGCGCCTGTGCAAGGCCCAGCGCTTCCGTTATAACAACAACGATATGGCCGACCTCGAAAAACAGCTTAAAGCTGCCGAAGGATGCCGCTACAAGCTGATCGTAACTGACGGAGTATTCTCCATGGACGGCATCATCGCCGACCTCAAATCCATTTGTGATCTTGCCGATAAATACGAAGCATTGGTTATGGTGGATGATTCTCATGCTGTGGGATTCATCGGTGAAAACGGAAAGGGCACCCCTGAATACTGTGGTGTACTTGACCGTGTGGACATCATAACCGGAACTCTCGGCAAAGCACTCGGAGGTGCTTCCGGGGGGTACACTTCTGGACGCAAGGAAATCATTGAATGGTTGCGTCAGAGATCACGTCCTTACCTTTTTTCCAACACCCTTGCCCCGGTTATCGCTTCCACTTCCATCGCGGTTCTGGACATGATAGACGCGAAACCGGAACTGCGTGAGCGTCTCAATGAGAACAGCCGCATATTCCGCACCCGCATGGAGGAGGCCGGATTCGACCTCGTGCCGGGCAATCACCCAATTATCCCGGTTATGCTCGGGGACGCGGTTCTGGCTCAGAAGATGGCCGCAGGACTGCTCAAGGAAGGCATTTATGTTATAGGATTCAGCTTTCCTGTAGTTCCACGCGGGCAGGCCCGGATCAGAACACAGATGTCCGCTGCCCATACACCGGAGCAGGTTAATAAGGCTGTTGATGCATTCATCAAAGTAGGCCGTGAACTTAAAATAATCAAATAG
- a CDS encoding YebC/PmpR family DNA-binding transcriptional regulator, producing MAGHSKWANIQHRKGRQDAKRGKIFTKMAKDIIIAAKGGGDPTMNPSLRLAISKAKAVNMPNDKIDTAIKKGTGELAGGDISEVMYEGYGPGGVAVLVEAATDNKNRTVAEVRHALGKGGGSMGEAGCVAWMFDKKGVMVFDAEKYTEDQLLEIGLDAGVEDVVTEDDTFEVHCAPEDFSEVQKTYEAAECEAKSSDLAYVPKNLVEVDVPTAKKLMNLMEKLEDNDDVQGVHLNADFPDELMAEMEG from the coding sequence ATGGCCGGACATAGTAAATGGGCTAACATCCAGCATAGAAAAGGTAGGCAGGACGCCAAACGCGGTAAAATTTTCACCAAAATGGCCAAGGATATTATTATTGCGGCCAAGGGCGGCGGCGATCCGACAATGAATCCTTCCCTACGTCTTGCCATCTCCAAGGCGAAAGCTGTGAACATGCCCAACGACAAGATTGATACCGCTATCAAAAAAGGTACCGGAGAACTTGCCGGTGGTGATATTTCTGAAGTAATGTACGAAGGTTACGGTCCCGGTGGAGTTGCGGTGCTCGTTGAAGCTGCTACCGATAACAAGAACCGTACTGTTGCTGAAGTTCGTCACGCTTTGGGTAAAGGCGGCGGCTCCATGGGTGAAGCAGGTTGCGTCGCATGGATGTTCGACAAAAAAGGCGTCATGGTTTTTGATGCTGAAAAGTATACTGAAGATCAGCTGCTGGAAATCGGTCTTGATGCCGGTGTCGAGGATGTTGTCACTGAAGACGATACCTTTGAAGTTCACTGTGCTCCCGAAGATTTCAGCGAAGTTCAGAAAACTTACGAAGCGGCTGAATGCGAAGCTAAAAGCTCCGATCTCGCTTACGTTCCCAAAAACCTCGTTGAAGTTGACGTTCCCACAGCCAAAAAGCTCATGAATCTCATGGAGAAACTGGAAGATAATGACGACGTTCAGGGTGTACACCTTAACGCTGATTTTCCTGATGAGCTTATGGCTGAAATGGAAGGCTAG
- a CDS encoding GntR family transcriptional regulator — MVASGGLKRRVLRDDVVEHIVDSILNGALKPGEKIIETRISRELQVSQGAVREAIRDLTARGFVETEPYKGSRVKVLSSDELYEYFAVRSELESLALGWGFKVDRIDVESLAGIVEKMFSGIEQQDIFTIGKADLDFHRTIMESAGNGSLVRSWEVLANDYWIFTLVKDYFEKGMDLGDHARKHKDILDAISAGDVDLMKDKMKNHFLY; from the coding sequence ATGGTTGCCAGTGGTGGACTGAAGAGACGTGTTTTGCGGGACGACGTTGTTGAGCATATCGTAGACAGTATTTTGAATGGGGCGCTGAAGCCAGGAGAGAAAATTATTGAAACCAGAATCTCTCGTGAGCTGCAGGTCAGCCAGGGGGCAGTGCGGGAAGCTATCAGGGATTTGACAGCCCGGGGTTTCGTAGAAACCGAACCGTATAAAGGGTCTCGGGTTAAAGTTCTTTCTTCCGATGAATTATATGAATATTTCGCGGTCAGAAGTGAGCTGGAATCTTTGGCTCTTGGTTGGGGGTTCAAGGTTGACCGGATTGATGTCGAAAGTCTGGCTGGAATCGTTGAAAAAATGTTCTCAGGAATTGAGCAACAAGATATATTTACCATAGGTAAGGCTGATCTGGATTTTCATAGAACCATCATGGAAAGTGCCGGAAACGGTTCCCTTGTCCGCTCATGGGAAGTGCTGGCCAATGATTACTGGATTTTTACACTTGTTAAAGATTATTTTGAAAAGGGAATGGACCTTGGCGATCATGCCCGGAAGCATAAAGACATTTTAGATGCCATCAGCGCCGGTGATGTTGACCTGATGAAAGATAAGATGAAAAATCACTTTTTGTACTAA
- the ruvC gene encoding crossover junction endodeoxyribonuclease RuvC, which translates to MGESGIVIIGIDPGTRVTGYGIVREVSGQVSLVDAGTIRTNTKKPMCSRLGEIYSRIAELINDYSPDEAAIENAFVASNPASALKLGQARGAAMAACAVSGLVVSGYEPTKVKQNIVGSGRADKSQVAFMVERILGVKNTKWANDTTDALGIAICHLNERRFAKVAGK; encoded by the coding sequence ATGGGCGAATCCGGTATTGTAATAATCGGCATTGACCCTGGAACGCGTGTTACCGGTTACGGAATTGTACGTGAAGTTTCCGGACAGGTTTCTCTGGTGGATGCCGGTACAATCCGGACTAATACCAAAAAGCCCATGTGCTCACGGCTGGGGGAAATTTATTCCCGCATTGCCGAGCTGATAAATGATTATTCACCGGATGAGGCGGCAATCGAAAATGCGTTTGTCGCTTCAAATCCGGCTTCTGCCCTTAAGCTGGGGCAGGCTCGTGGCGCGGCTATGGCTGCCTGCGCAGTCTCCGGCCTTGTCGTTTCCGGGTATGAACCCACCAAGGTGAAGCAGAATATCGTTGGGAGCGGAAGGGCGGATAAGTCACAGGTCGCATTTATGGTGGAGCGCATTTTAGGTGTTAAAAACACCAAATGGGCTAATGATACTACTGATGCTCTGGGTATCGCCATCTGCCATCTCAATGAACGAAGATTCGCAAAGGTAGCCGGAAAATGA
- a CDS encoding ATP-binding protein produces the protein MVRFLKIRKGHVLPYKLLVYILICSSFFTLLGTSFQLYVEYRSDVSDIQKGFEQIENSYVNTIAASLWDINIDHVKIQLEGALKLPGMRYLEVVEMSFGAAGPVASVGEIPKNEDIIEKKFPLIHVIDGKSVEVGQLRAIADLNNVFKRLEMRVFVVLLTQAVKTFLVALFILMIIHYMITRHLQRMAEYVQELDLSTLDRELVLNRRRRNVMPDEIDRVVDAFNEMRLNLIGDIAERKKVEEALRQSNMIVEKSPMVLFKWRNEEGWPVELVSQNVSQLGFKAEDFMSGRIKYIDVIHPDDIGKVGEEVKTCVENGVNHFNQEYRIIDPTGRAYWIADSTVVVRDSEGEVTSYMGIAYDFTEKKVAENELARLRNLLKNTIDSMPTILVGVDEKLRINQWNRSAEEETGLNYDQVQGKPLFEIFPELNAEKGLILDSIAKLEVREKNKIPFNADGHIQYKNIKIYPLLESGEGRDAVVLIDDVTIKSRLEDMMIQTEKMMSVGGLAAGMAHEINNPLGAVLSGVQGTERRLSPSLKKNLEVAAELGLDLNKVHQYMDRRGILGYLRGISDAGRRAASIVRNMLEFSRKSESSRTNAQVRGVLEKALSLAENDYDLKKKYDFKVIEIRRDYEQNLPAINITETEIEQVFLNIFKNAAQAMSDKEYGDERPTLTLRTRKDGEFVRVEVEDNGPGMDEDVRKRAFEPFYTTKRVGLGTGLGLSVSYFIITRNHEGDFIVESEEGKGSKFIIRLPISKEG, from the coding sequence ATGGTTAGATTTTTAAAAATACGGAAGGGACATGTCTTACCGTATAAGCTCCTTGTATATATTTTAATTTGCAGCTCCTTTTTTACACTTCTTGGCACCAGCTTCCAGCTTTATGTGGAGTATCGTAGCGATGTAAGTGATATTCAGAAGGGTTTTGAACAGATTGAAAACAGTTACGTGAATACGATAGCGGCCAGTCTGTGGGATATTAATATTGATCACGTTAAGATTCAGCTTGAAGGAGCCTTGAAACTTCCAGGAATGCGATACCTTGAGGTGGTGGAGATGTCATTCGGCGCAGCAGGGCCTGTGGCTTCCGTTGGTGAGATTCCGAAAAACGAAGATATCATAGAGAAAAAGTTTCCGTTAATCCACGTTATCGATGGCAAGAGTGTGGAGGTGGGGCAGCTGCGTGCTATTGCCGATCTTAATAATGTTTTCAAGCGGCTGGAAATGCGCGTTTTTGTGGTCTTGCTTACGCAGGCGGTCAAGACATTTCTGGTGGCCTTGTTTATCTTGATGATTATACATTATATGATTACCCGCCATTTGCAGAGAATGGCCGAGTATGTTCAGGAGCTGGACCTCAGCACCCTTGACCGGGAGTTGGTTCTCAACAGGCGCCGAAGAAATGTCATGCCTGATGAAATTGATCGGGTGGTAGATGCTTTCAATGAAATGCGGCTTAATCTGATAGGGGATATCGCTGAACGAAAGAAGGTTGAAGAAGCCCTGCGTCAGTCGAATATGATTGTCGAAAAAAGTCCCATGGTCCTTTTCAAATGGCGCAATGAAGAAGGCTGGCCTGTGGAACTTGTCTCCCAGAATGTGAGCCAGCTGGGATTTAAAGCCGAAGATTTTATGTCCGGTAGGATTAAATATATTGATGTGATTCATCCCGATGATATTGGTAAGGTTGGGGAAGAAGTTAAAACTTGTGTTGAGAACGGGGTTAACCATTTCAATCAGGAGTATCGTATCATCGACCCGACAGGCCGGGCTTACTGGATTGCCGACAGTACTGTTGTAGTAAGAGATTCCGAAGGTGAAGTTACATCTTATATGGGTATAGCTTATGACTTTACCGAGAAAAAAGTAGCTGAAAACGAGTTGGCCCGCTTACGCAATCTCTTGAAAAATACAATTGATTCCATGCCGACTATACTGGTCGGTGTTGATGAAAAGTTGCGAATCAATCAATGGAACAGGTCGGCAGAAGAAGAAACCGGACTGAATTACGATCAGGTTCAAGGTAAACCCTTGTTTGAAATTTTTCCGGAACTTAATGCAGAGAAGGGATTGATTCTGGATTCTATTGCGAAGCTTGAAGTTCGTGAAAAGAACAAGATACCTTTTAATGCGGACGGTCATATACAATATAAAAATATAAAGATTTATCCTTTACTTGAGAGTGGTGAAGGCCGCGATGCCGTAGTTCTCATTGACGATGTGACTATTAAGTCCCGTCTTGAGGATATGATGATCCAGACAGAAAAGATGATGTCTGTAGGCGGTCTGGCTGCCGGAATGGCCCATGAGATCAACAATCCTCTGGGGGCGGTTCTTTCCGGTGTTCAGGGAACTGAAAGGAGGTTGTCACCTTCTCTTAAGAAAAATTTGGAAGTTGCGGCCGAGCTTGGGCTGGATCTGAATAAAGTCCATCAATATATGGATAGGCGTGGGATTCTCGGCTATCTGCGCGGCATAAGCGATGCCGGACGCCGGGCCGCATCAATCGTCCGTAATATGCTTGAGTTTAGCCGTAAGAGCGAATCCTCCCGTACGAATGCTCAGGTCAGAGGTGTTCTTGAAAAGGCTTTGAGCCTTGCTGAGAATGATTACGACCTAAAGAAAAAATATGATTTTAAGGTTATCGAGATCCGTCGGGATTACGAACAGAATCTGCCGGCTATCAATATCACAGAGACAGAGATAGAGCAGGTCTTCCTGAATATTTTCAAAAATGCTGCCCAGGCCATGTCCGATAAGGAATATGGAGATGAACGTCCTACCCTGACCTTGAGGACCCGCAAGGATGGGGAGTTCGTGCGCGTTGAAGTGGAAGATAATGGCCCGGGTATGGACGAGGATGTTCGCAAAAGAGCCTTTGAGCCATTTTATACCACCAAGAGGGTCGGTTTAGGGACCGGGCTTGGGCTTTCCGTTTCCTATTTTATTATTACCCGAAATCATGAGGGTGATTTTATTGTTGAATCGGAAGAAGGCAAGGGGTCGAAGTTCATCATCAGACTGCCTATTTCAAAAGAAGGGTAA
- a CDS encoding RlmE family RNA methyltransferase: MKQYRDHYFKRAKKDNYPARSVYKLQEIDKRFKLFEKGQNVMDLGAAPGSWTLFAAKKVGEKGRVLGVDIQSTDTVFPENATFLQADVFVDSPELLAAMDKQLPYDLIISDMAPKTTGVKFTDQANSLELCERARDILPTRLKKGGHFIVKIFEGPDVKEYSDSLRQMFSKVKSFKPKSSRQESKEIFIVGLGFRAVAENS, encoded by the coding sequence ATGAAACAATATCGCGATCATTATTTTAAAAGGGCTAAAAAGGATAATTATCCTGCCCGTTCCGTATACAAACTTCAGGAAATCGATAAGCGGTTCAAGCTTTTTGAAAAGGGTCAGAATGTCATGGACCTTGGCGCCGCTCCCGGTTCATGGACTTTGTTCGCGGCTAAGAAAGTCGGCGAGAAAGGCCGGGTTCTCGGCGTGGATATTCAGTCGACTGATACTGTCTTCCCGGAAAACGCCACCTTCCTACAGGCGGATGTGTTTGTGGATTCTCCGGAGCTGCTTGCGGCCATGGACAAACAGCTGCCCTATGACCTGATCATCAGCGACATGGCTCCCAAAACTACCGGAGTCAAATTTACCGATCAGGCCAATTCCCTTGAACTCTGTGAGCGGGCAAGAGATATCCTGCCCACCAGACTCAAGAAGGGGGGGCATTTTATCGTCAAGATTTTTGAAGGCCCGGACGTTAAGGAATATTCAGATTCCCTGCGTCAGATGTTTTCCAAGGTGAAATCATTCAAGCCCAAAAGTTCCAGGCAGGAAAGTAAAGAGATTTTCATCGTCGGGCTGGGTTTTCGGGCTGTTGCAGAAAATTCATAG
- a CDS encoding Lrp/AsnC family transcriptional regulator produces MKERPLVLDDVDRKIIEELQRNGRESYKNIARKLGVSDGTVRLRTERMIKNDYLRITASVNPLYFENSLIAMIGVNLEERATPEIMEAISKVSGVQSVMNVSGRFDLLLEVFVPSRNAFRQFLVDDLSSIGGVKSTESFMFLEAVNKWAEHKE; encoded by the coding sequence GTGAAAGAGCGTCCTCTAGTACTTGATGATGTAGATCGTAAAATTATTGAAGAATTGCAGCGCAATGGTCGCGAATCGTATAAGAATATCGCCCGTAAGCTTGGAGTTTCAGATGGTACTGTGCGCCTGCGCACAGAGCGAATGATCAAAAATGATTATTTGAGAATTACCGCTTCCGTTAACCCTCTCTACTTTGAAAACAGTCTTATTGCTATGATCGGCGTTAACCTCGAGGAGCGGGCAACCCCGGAAATAATGGAAGCAATTTCCAAAGTGTCCGGAGTGCAGTCCGTTATGAACGTTTCCGGACGGTTTGATCTGCTGCTTGAGGTCTTTGTTCCCTCCCGAAATGCATTCCGTCAGTTTCTGGTAGATGACCTTTCCAGTATAGGCGGCGTCAAGTCTACGGAATCATTTATGTTTCTTGAGGCTGTTAATAAATGGGCCGAACACAAGGAGTAG
- a CDS encoding BON domain-containing protein: MRKLFICLALTALTLMSGCSASVLIPPLPGPFMIPSSVGTVYNAYAIGADERGFQTIIEDEMIEAGIQSEILNEKKLNILDLSTYAYNGHVYVVGVYDEKEDFQHIRKIVRKNKNVNSLTTYLFPENDNACDKADDYMIQMAVKSALLNDDSVWGTNIAVKSVQCNVVLMGRVADINEAITAGKIATGINGVKGVKSFIRSTRQNKYLRQRKQIAAAMR; encoded by the coding sequence ATGCGAAAACTATTTATTTGCCTTGCCCTGACAGCCTTGACTCTTATGAGCGGATGTTCCGCTTCAGTACTTATTCCACCACTGCCGGGACCATTCATGATCCCGTCATCAGTCGGAACAGTATACAACGCTTACGCCATCGGCGCGGACGAACGCGGATTCCAGACTATTATTGAAGATGAAATGATTGAGGCCGGCATCCAGTCTGAAATCCTAAATGAAAAAAAACTGAACATCCTAGACCTTAGCACCTACGCATATAACGGGCATGTTTATGTGGTCGGTGTATATGACGAAAAGGAAGATTTTCAGCACATCCGCAAAATTGTCCGTAAGAACAAGAACGTGAACTCACTGACAACTTACCTTTTTCCAGAGAATGATAACGCGTGTGATAAGGCTGACGACTACATGATCCAAATGGCAGTAAAAAGCGCCCTTCTAAATGATGATTCGGTATGGGGCACGAACATTGCTGTAAAATCAGTGCAGTGCAATGTGGTACTTATGGGCAGAGTGGCAGATATAAATGAAGCAATCACTGCCGGAAAAATAGCAACAGGGATAAACGGCGTAAAGGGAGTAAAATCTTTCATCCGCTCCACCCGCCAGAACAAATACCTCAGGCAAAGAAAGCAAATAGCCGCGGCCATGCGCTAG